In Phormidium yuhuli AB48, one genomic interval encodes:
- a CDS encoding UPF0175 family protein, with amino-acid sequence MNQRTLQLNLPNTIEQSDEELRLLIAAKLYENKTLTSGQAAELAGLSKRDFIERIGDYNVSFFSTSIEDLESDITNA; translated from the coding sequence ATGAATCAGCGTACTTTACAGCTCAATTTGCCTAATACTATTGAACAAAGCGATGAAGAATTACGGTTGTTGATAGCAGCAAAGTTGTATGAAAATAAAACATTGACATCAGGACAAGCCGCAGAGTTGGCAGGTTTAAGCAAAAGAGACTTCATTGAACGGATTGGTGACTATAACGTATCGTTTTTTAGTACATCGATTGAAGATTTAGAGTCGGATATCACGAATGCCTAA
- a CDS encoding type II toxin-antitoxin system HicB family antitoxin has translation MNSVIVFEVFQEEDGGFVAECLTENIFTQGDSWEALRANVNEAVKGYYFDTSSFPHVKLHLVREEMLVIQ, from the coding sequence ATGAATTCGGTGATTGTTTTTGAGGTATTTCAGGAAGAAGATGGTGGATTTGTCGCTGAATGCCTAACTGAAAATATTTTCACTCAAGGCGATAGCTGGGAAGCGTTACGTGCGAATGTTAATGAGGCAGTTAAAGGATATTATTTTGATACATCAAGCTTTCCTCACGTTAAGCTTCATTTAGTTAGGGAAGAGATGTTGGTGATTCAATAG
- a CDS encoding Yae1 family protein, with protein sequence MKTPNANFDQPWKEAIEDYLEQFLEFFFPQVQALVDWSRGYESLDKELQQISPGAESGEREGDKLFKVWQKNGEAAYLLIHVEIQSQRDNLFEERMYVYHYRSFDIHKRVISLAILGDDQPNWRPAGYGYELAGCSLEFKFPQVKLLDYESQWSSLENSSNPFALLVMAHLKTQATRGNAQDREGWKWTLVQLLYERDYTEEEVIRFFRVLDWMMTLPSVLQESFDSKLRQYQEERNMPILSNIERRALETGRQEGLQEGRQEGLQEGRQEGLQEGLQEGRQEGLLEATRVAIAEVLRARFGPVPTTGLERVNQIRDESQLRRLLQGAALVESWGSFEDLLEELG encoded by the coding sequence GTGAAGACCCCCAATGCCAATTTTGACCAACCCTGGAAAGAGGCGATTGAAGATTATCTCGAACAGTTCCTGGAGTTCTTTTTTCCCCAGGTTCAGGCTCTGGTGGATTGGAGTCGCGGCTATGAGTCCCTGGATAAGGAATTGCAACAAATCAGTCCCGGTGCTGAGAGTGGGGAACGAGAGGGGGATAAACTGTTCAAAGTTTGGCAAAAAAATGGTGAAGCGGCCTATCTGCTGATTCACGTTGAGATTCAGAGTCAACGGGATAATCTGTTTGAGGAACGGATGTATGTGTATCATTATCGCTCCTTCGATATCCATAAAAGGGTGATTAGTTTGGCAATTCTTGGGGATGACCAGCCGAATTGGCGACCGGCAGGGTATGGCTATGAGTTGGCGGGCTGTTCCCTGGAGTTTAAGTTTCCTCAGGTGAAACTTCTGGATTATGAGTCTCAGTGGTCGAGTTTGGAAAACTCGTCGAATCCCTTTGCGCTGCTGGTAATGGCTCATCTGAAGACTCAGGCGACGCGAGGCAATGCACAAGACCGCGAAGGCTGGAAATGGACGTTGGTGCAATTGCTCTATGAACGCGATTATACTGAGGAGGAGGTGATTCGCTTCTTTCGGGTGTTGGATTGGATGATGACTTTGCCGTCGGTGTTGCAGGAGAGTTTTGATAGTAAGCTACGTCAGTATCAGGAGGAACGAAATATGCCGATTCTGAGTAATATTGAACGTCGGGCCTTGGAGACGGGTCGTCAGGAGGGACTACAGGAAGGTCGTCAGGAAGGACTACAGGAAGGTCGTCAGGAAGGACTACAGGAAGGACTACAGGAAGGTCGTCAGGAGGGACTGCTGGAGGCGACTCGGGTCGCGATCGCCGAGGTGCTGAGGGCGCGGTTTGGTCCGGTTCCCACGACGGGGTTGGAACGGGTGAATCAGATCCGGGATGAGTCCCAATTGCGACGGCTGCTGCAAGGGGCGGCGTTGGTGGAGTCTTGGGGGTCGTTTGAGGACCTGTTAGAGGAGTTGGGGTAG
- a CDS encoding DUF2887 domain-containing protein: protein MKTDKLFYRIFLLEPNLVAELIPGLPPDCRFDYFAPVLKERERRLDGLLMPLGDDPSLPLVFLEAQMQRDPGFYRRFFAQVFLYLEQYEVTRPWRGLLLFPRRTLNFGEEDPYRGVLATQVERFYLEDLIPLEELTPNLALLRLLVLSEEEAPEKARQLLAQGGTEREFERRLDLVESIMVSKFPNLSLEAIREMLDITQVRVQDTQFYKDVLQKTQGQVESDLVLRQLTRRCGELSEDQRQRVKDLSAPQREALVEALLEFGGMGDFEAWLAGLA from the coding sequence ATGAAAACGGATAAGCTTTTTTACCGCATCTTTCTGTTGGAACCGAACTTGGTGGCGGAGTTAATCCCGGGCCTCCCCCCGGACTGCCGCTTTGACTATTTTGCCCCAGTCCTGAAGGAACGAGAACGCCGCTTGGATGGTCTGTTGATGCCCCTGGGGGATGACCCAAGTTTACCATTGGTGTTTCTAGAGGCCCAGATGCAAAGAGACCCTGGGTTTTATCGCCGTTTTTTTGCCCAGGTGTTTCTCTATCTGGAACAGTATGAAGTGACGCGACCTTGGCGGGGTCTGTTGTTGTTCCCTCGCCGCACCTTGAATTTTGGGGAAGAAGACCCCTATCGAGGGGTGTTGGCGACGCAGGTGGAGCGGTTTTATCTGGAGGATTTGATTCCGTTAGAGGAGTTGACGCCGAATTTGGCTCTGTTGCGATTGTTGGTGTTATCGGAGGAGGAGGCCCCGGAGAAGGCTCGTCAGCTATTGGCGCAAGGGGGGACGGAGCGGGAGTTTGAACGGCGGCTGGATTTAGTCGAGAGTATAATGGTCAGTAAGTTCCCTAATTTGAGTTTGGAGGCGATACGGGAGATGTTAGATATTACTCAGGTCCGTGTTCAGGATACGCAGTTTTATAAGGATGTGTTGCAGAAGACCCAGGGGCAGGTGGAGTCTGACCTAGTGCTGCGTCAGTTGACTCGGCGCTGTGGGGAGCTGTCAGAGGACCAGCGGCAACGGGTTAAGGACTTGTCGGCCCCTCAGCGGGAGGCTCTGGTGGAGGCGTTGTTGGAGTTTGGGGGGATGGGAGATTTTGAGGCTTGGTTGGCGGGTTTGGCTTGA
- a CDS encoding PIN domain-containing protein yields MLLLDLKASQLPEHHRDPADRIIIATALVHDTQLMSFDSAFLS; encoded by the coding sequence ATGTTGTTACTCGATTTAAAAGCCTCTCAGCTACCGGAGCATCATCGCGACCCTGCGGATCGAATTATCATTGCCACGGCTTTGGTCCATGATACCCAGTTGATGAGTTTTGATTCAGCATTCCTGAGCTAG
- a CDS encoding DUF3368 domain-containing protein, giving the protein MPNVVIADASCLIVLSKIGELELLYLLYGQVYITPEIEREFGENLPSWISVETVQNKAYQKSIETVLDVGEASAIALAIEKRDSLVILDDLKARKFAKQLKLVLTGTLGVVSKAKERGYCDKIKPIIQKIEKSNFRISPQIMSDLLSRYGEE; this is encoded by the coding sequence ATGCCTAATGTTGTTATTGCCGATGCGAGTTGTTTGATTGTACTCAGTAAGATTGGGGAGTTAGAGCTGTTGTATTTGCTTTATGGTCAAGTTTACATTACTCCTGAAATAGAACGGGAATTTGGGGAAAATTTGCCCAGTTGGATTAGTGTTGAGACGGTTCAAAATAAAGCTTATCAAAAAAGTATTGAAACAGTATTAGATGTTGGAGAAGCATCTGCAATTGCTTTGGCGATAGAAAAAAGAGATTCGTTAGTCATTTTAGATGATTTAAAAGCTAGAAAATTTGCCAAGCAACTTAAGTTAGTTTTAACCGGAACTTTGGGTGTAGTTAGTAAAGCAAAAGAGCGGGGATATTGCGATAAAATCAAACCAATTATCCAGAAAATTGAGAAAAGCAATTTTCGGATTTCTCCGCAGATCATGAGTGATTTGTTGTCAAGGTATGGAGAAGAGTGA
- a CDS encoding Yae1 family protein yields MKTPNANFDQPWKEAIEDYLEQFLEFFFPQVQALVDWSRGYESLDKELQQISPGAESGEREGDKLFKVWQKNGEAAYLLIHVEIQSQRDNLFEERMYVYHYRSFDIHKRVISLAILGDDQPNWRPAGYGYELAGCSLEFKFPQVKLLDYESQWSSLENSSNPFALLVMAHLKTQATRGNAQDREGWKWTLVQLLYERDYTEEEVIRFFRVLDWMMTLPSVLQESFDSKLRQYQEERNMPILSNIERRALETGRQEGLQEGRQEGLQEGRQEGLQEGLQEGRQEGLLEATRVAIAEVLRARFGPVPTTGLERVNQIRDESQLRRLLQGAALVESWGSFEELLEELG; encoded by the coding sequence GTGAAGACCCCCAATGCCAATTTTGACCAACCCTGGAAAGAGGCGATTGAAGATTATCTCGAACAGTTCCTGGAGTTCTTTTTTCCCCAGGTTCAGGCTCTGGTGGATTGGAGTCGCGGCTATGAGTCCCTGGATAAGGAATTGCAACAAATCAGTCCCGGTGCTGAGAGTGGGGAACGAGAGGGGGATAAACTGTTCAAAGTTTGGCAAAAAAATGGTGAAGCGGCCTATCTGCTGATTCACGTTGAGATTCAGAGTCAACGGGATAATCTGTTTGAGGAACGGATGTATGTGTATCATTATCGCTCCTTCGATATCCATAAAAGGGTGATTAGTTTGGCAATTCTTGGGGATGACCAGCCGAATTGGCGACCGGCAGGGTATGGCTATGAGTTGGCGGGCTGTTCCCTGGAGTTTAAGTTTCCTCAGGTGAAACTTCTGGATTATGAGTCTCAGTGGTCGAGTTTGGAAAACTCGTCGAATCCCTTTGCGCTGCTGGTAATGGCTCATCTGAAGACTCAGGCGACGCGAGGCAATGCACAAGACCGCGAAGGCTGGAAATGGACGTTGGTGCAATTGCTCTATGAACGCGATTATACTGAGGAGGAGGTGATTCGCTTCTTTCGGGTGTTGGATTGGATGATGACTTTGCCGTCGGTGTTGCAGGAGAGTTTTGATAGTAAGCTACGTCAGTATCAGGAGGAACGAAATATGCCGATTCTGAGTAATATTGAACGTCGGGCCTTGGAGACGGGTCGTCAGGAGGGACTACAGGAAGGTCGTCAGGAAGGACTACAGGAAGGTCGTCAGGAAGGACTACAGGAAGGACTACAGGAAGGTCGTCAGGAGGGACTGCTGGAGGCGACTCGGGTCGCGATCGCCGAGGTGCTGAGGGCGCGGTTTGGTCCGGTTCCCACGACGGGGTTGGAACGGGTGAATCAGATCCGGGATGAGTCCCAATTGCGACGGCTGCTGCAAGGGGCGGCGTTGGTGGAGTCTTGGGGGTCGTTTGAGGAACTGTTAGAGGAGTTGGGGTAG
- a CDS encoding class I SAM-dependent methyltransferase — protein sequence MQKEVFLESEGDRWLSRNKERCTQRSLPQDDPILLQIIDLSLPASSKVLELGCGAGKRLAWMQENLEFCCSGIDPSAEAIKIAEKSSIQAIQGTADDLPFKTAEFDVVIFGFCLYLCDRSDLFKIASEADRVLKDPGWLVIKDFYATTPSKRPYHHRSGIFTYKMDYRTLFSWHPSYTCLTHQVRHHVDQTYTDDSQEWVALSVMRKNSMGSS from the coding sequence ATGCAAAAAGAAGTTTTTCTTGAATCAGAGGGTGATCGTTGGTTATCGCGAAATAAAGAACGCTGTACGCAACGTTCTCTGCCCCAAGATGATCCTATTTTGTTGCAAATCATAGATTTATCTCTTCCAGCGAGTTCAAAGGTTCTAGAACTTGGTTGTGGCGCAGGAAAACGTTTAGCTTGGATGCAAGAGAATTTGGAATTTTGCTGTAGTGGTATAGATCCCTCTGCTGAAGCAATAAAGATAGCTGAAAAAAGCTCTATTCAAGCAATCCAGGGAACGGCTGATGATTTACCATTTAAAACAGCAGAATTTGATGTTGTTATTTTTGGCTTTTGTTTATACCTATGTGATCGCAGTGACTTGTTTAAAATTGCTTCTGAAGCTGATCGAGTTTTGAAAGATCCAGGTTGGCTAGTTATCAAAGATTTTTATGCTACTACACCATCTAAGCGACCCTACCATCATCGGTCTGGTATCTTTACCTACAAGATGGACTACCGAACACTGTTTTCTTGGCATCCTAGCTATACCTGCTTGACTCATCAGGTGCGCCATCATGTTGACCAAACCTATACGGACGATAGTCAAGAATGGGTAGCACTGTCCGTTATGAGAAAAAATTCTATGGGGAGTAGTTAG
- a CDS encoding DUF2887 domain-containing protein, with the protein MKTDKLFYRIFLLEPNLVAELIPGLPPDCRFDYFAPVLKERERRLDGLLMPLGDDPSLPLVFLEAQMQRDPGFYRRFFAQVFLYLEQYEVTRPWRGLLLFPRRTLNFGEEDPYRGVLATQVERFYLEDLIPLEELTPNLALLRLLVLSEEEAPEKARQLLAQGGTEREFERRLDLVESIMVSKFPNLSLEAIREMLDITQVRVQDTQFYKDVLQKTQGQVESDLVLRQLTRRCGELSEDQRQRVKDLSAPQREALAEALLEFGGMGDFEAWLAGLA; encoded by the coding sequence ATGAAAACGGATAAGCTTTTTTACCGCATCTTTCTGTTGGAACCGAACTTGGTGGCGGAGTTAATCCCGGGCCTACCCCCGGACTGCCGCTTTGACTATTTTGCCCCAGTCCTGAAGGAGCGGGAACGCCGCTTGGATGGTCTGTTGATGCCCCTGGGGGATGACCCAAGTTTACCATTGGTGTTTCTAGAGGCCCAGATGCAAAGAGACCCTGGGTTTTATCGCCGTTTTTTTGCCCAGGTGTTTCTCTATCTGGAACAGTATGAAGTGACGCGACCTTGGCGGGGTCTGTTGTTGTTCCCTCGCCGCACCTTGAATTTTGGGGAAGAAGACCCCTATCGAGGGGTGTTGGCGACGCAGGTGGAGCGGTTTTATCTGGAGGATTTGATTCCGTTAGAGGAGTTGACGCCGAATTTGGCTCTGTTGCGATTGTTGGTGTTATCGGAGGAGGAGGCCCCGGAGAAGGCTCGTCAGCTATTGGCGCAAGGGGGGACGGAGCGGGAGTTTGAACGGCGGCTGGATTTAGTCGAGAGTATAATGGTCAGTAAGTTCCCTAATTTGAGTTTGGAGGCGATACGGGAGATGTTAGATATTACTCAGGTCCGTGTTCAGGATACGCAGTTTTATAAGGATGTGTTGCAGAAGACCCAGGGGCAGGTGGAGTCTGACCTAGTGCTGCGTCAGTTGACTCGGCGCTGTGGGGAGCTGTCTGAGGACCAGCGGCAACGGGTTAAGGACTTGTCGGCCCCTCAGCGGGAGGCTCTGGCGGAGGCGTTGTTGGAGTTTGGGGGGATGGGAGATTTTGAGGCTTGGTTGGCGGGTTTGGCTTGA
- a CDS encoding Uma2 family endonuclease — protein MPILESGDRLSRIEFERRYQGMPEVKKAELVEGVVYVASPLRYRQHGQPHSDIMTWLGVYRAATPGVYCADNATVRLDGKNEPQPDALLRLDESLGGQSRISEDDYLEGAPELIVEIAASTASYDLHDKLEVYRRHGVRDYLVWVVLEREFRWYVLKDGDYRQQEPDGAGCLSSAMFPGLRLDVEALLEGQMQQVLTTLQGGITSPEHQAFLKNLQRSQ, from the coding sequence ATGCCAATTTTGGAAAGTGGAGACCGTTTGTCTCGGATTGAGTTCGAGCGGCGCTATCAAGGGATGCCGGAAGTTAAGAAGGCGGAGTTAGTGGAAGGGGTTGTTTACGTGGCCTCACCCCTACGGTATCGACAGCATGGCCAGCCTCATAGTGACATCATGACTTGGTTGGGGGTCTATCGGGCGGCAACTCCTGGGGTTTACTGTGCCGATAATGCTACGGTGCGACTGGATGGGAAGAATGAACCTCAACCCGATGCGCTGTTGCGTCTCGATGAGTCGTTGGGGGGACAGTCTCGGATTAGTGAGGATGATTATCTCGAAGGTGCGCCGGAGTTGATTGTGGAAATTGCGGCGAGTACGGCATCTTATGACCTCCATGATAAGTTGGAAGTCTATCGTCGTCATGGGGTTCGGGACTATTTGGTTTGGGTGGTGCTGGAACGGGAGTTTCGCTGGTATGTGCTGAAGGATGGGGATTATCGGCAGCAGGAGCCAGACGGTGCAGGTTGTCTGAGTAGTGCGATGTTTCCCGGCTTGCGATTGGATGTTGAGGCGCTGTTAGAGGGTCAAATGCAGCAAGTCTTGACCACGTTACAGGGAGGGATTACGTCGCCTGAACATCAGGCTTTTCTCAAGAACCTCCAGCGATCGCAATGA
- a CDS encoding Uma2 family endonuclease: protein MPTSLNKILNEIEYPDCDGLPMAEGDAARDDLIYGTESLKLHFQHRSDVYVSGNLFVYYERGNPKAVVAPDVFVVFGVEDKQQLSYKVWEENDTLPSFILEITSKRTRSEDQGTKKGLYAYLGVQEYFQYDPTSDYLSPSLQGLRLLDGNYFPIPPQENEPSLILFSEVLGLELRRLQDGSFRFYNPETGERLGSLREIETSRQVEREKSEKMAERLRQLGVNPDDL, encoded by the coding sequence ATGCCCACGTCCCTGAACAAGATTCTGAATGAAATTGAATATCCTGATTGTGATGGATTACCCATGGCAGAAGGTGACGCGGCGCGGGATGATTTAATTTATGGAACGGAGAGCCTGAAACTGCATTTTCAGCATCGCTCAGATGTCTATGTTTCGGGCAACTTATTTGTTTACTATGAACGGGGTAATCCGAAAGCTGTTGTGGCTCCCGATGTCTTTGTGGTGTTTGGGGTTGAGGATAAACAACAGTTATCGTATAAAGTCTGGGAAGAGAATGATACACTGCCCAGTTTCATTTTGGAAATCACCTCAAAAAGGACCCGCAGTGAAGACCAAGGCACGAAAAAAGGACTGTATGCCTATTTGGGCGTTCAGGAGTATTTTCAGTATGACCCTACCTCAGATTATTTAAGTCCCTCACTTCAAGGATTGCGTTTGCTGGATGGTAATTATTTTCCGATTCCTCCCCAAGAGAATGAACCCAGCTTAATCCTGTTTTCGGAGGTGTTGGGGTTAGAGTTACGACGCTTGCAGGACGGCAGTTTTCGCTTTTATAATCCTGAGACGGGAGAACGGCTCGGGAGTTTGAGGGAAATCGAGACATCCAGACAAGTGGAACGGGAAAAATCAGAGAAAATGGCGGAGCGATTACGGCAATTGGGCGTGAACCCTGATGATTTGTAG
- a CDS encoding Uma2 family endonuclease: MTLKLMPILENGDRLTRTEFERRYQVLPEVKKAELVEGVVYMASPVRARQHGRPHGFIMGWLMVYAAATPNSMVLDNTTVRLDLDNEPQPDALLRLDEGVGGQSRISEDDYIEGAPELIVEIAASTASYDLHDKLRAYRRNGVREYLVWVVLEEEFRWYVLEEGDYRRLEPDGAGCLRSPFWPGLVLDVKALLAGEMGPVLMRLQEEMGSPEHEQFVERLGSGQ; encoded by the coding sequence ATGACATTGAAACTCATGCCAATTTTGGAAAACGGCGATCGCCTCACTCGGACGGAGTTCGAGCGACGCTATCAGGTGTTGCCAGAGGTGAAGAAGGCGGAATTAGTCGAAGGAGTGGTTTATATGGCATCGCCAGTCAGAGCGAGACAACATGGCCGACCTCACGGCTTCATTATGGGCTGGTTAATGGTGTATGCAGCGGCTACCCCGAATAGTATGGTGTTAGATAACACAACAGTTCGTCTGGACCTAGACAATGAACCTCAACCCGATGCGCTCTTGCGCCTTGATGAGGGGGTGGGGGGACAGTCTCGGATTAGCGAGGACGACTATATTGAGGGGGCGCCGGAGTTGATTGTGGAGATTGCGGCGAGTACGGCATCCTACGACCTCCATGATAAGTTGCGGGCCTATCGTCGCAATGGAGTTCGGGAGTATCTGGTGTGGGTGGTTCTGGAGGAGGAGTTTCGTTGGTATGTGCTGGAGGAGGGGGACTATCGGCGGCTGGAACCGGATGGGGCGGGTTGTCTGAGGAGTCCGTTTTGGCCGGGGTTGGTGCTGGATGTGAAGGCGCTGTTGGCGGGGGAGATGGGGCCGGTGTTGATGAGGTTACAGGAGGAGATGGGTTCGCCGGAACATGAGCAGTTTGTGGAGAGGTTGGGGTCGGGTCAGTAG
- the pseB gene encoding UDP-N-acetylglucosamine 4,6-dehydratase (inverting), which translates to MMFDGKAILITGGTGSFGKHCVKTLLERYSPSKVIVYSRDELKQFEMGQVFDAPAMRYFLGDVRDVERLKLAMRDVDYVIHAAALKQIPAAEYNPMECIKTNIYGANNVIDAALSQGVKKVVALSTDKAVNPVNLYGATKLASDKLFVAANNITGTLKTRFSVVRYGNVLGSRGSVVPFFKQLIAEGATELPITDPRMTRFWITLQEGIDLVLKSFERMQGGETFVPKIPSMKMTEMAKALAPQLPHKIVGIRPGEKLHEVMCPGESSHLTVEFPDHYVIMPTIEYSYKADYRRNALSETGSPVADGFVYSSDTNTDWLTAEALLERLG; encoded by the coding sequence ATGATGTTTGATGGTAAGGCGATTTTAATTACAGGTGGGACTGGGTCTTTTGGGAAGCATTGTGTGAAAACCTTGCTGGAACGCTATTCTCCCAGTAAGGTGATTGTCTATTCTCGGGATGAGTTGAAACAGTTTGAAATGGGGCAGGTGTTTGATGCCCCGGCGATGCGTTACTTTTTAGGGGATGTTCGAGATGTGGAACGCCTTAAATTGGCGATGCGAGATGTGGATTATGTGATTCATGCGGCGGCGCTGAAGCAAATTCCGGCGGCGGAGTATAATCCTATGGAATGTATTAAGACCAATATTTACGGGGCTAATAATGTTATTGATGCGGCGCTGTCTCAGGGGGTAAAAAAGGTGGTGGCTCTATCGACGGATAAAGCCGTTAATCCGGTGAATCTTTATGGAGCAACAAAGTTGGCGTCCGATAAGTTATTTGTGGCGGCAAATAATATCACAGGGACGTTAAAGACTCGTTTTTCTGTAGTTCGCTATGGCAATGTTTTGGGGTCGCGAGGGTCGGTGGTTCCCTTTTTTAAACAGTTGATTGCCGAGGGAGCGACGGAGTTGCCGATTACTGACCCCCGGATGACTCGCTTTTGGATTACCCTCCAGGAGGGAATTGATTTGGTGCTGAAAAGCTTTGAACGAATGCAGGGGGGAGAAACTTTTGTTCCTAAGATTCCTTCGATGAAGATGACGGAGATGGCTAAGGCTCTAGCGCCTCAGTTGCCTCATAAAATTGTGGGGATTCGACCGGGGGAAAAATTGCATGAGGTGATGTGTCCCGGGGAGTCGTCTCATTTAACTGTTGAGTTTCCAGACCATTATGTGATTATGCCGACGATTGAGTATTCCTATAAGGCCGATTATCGGCGCAATGCTTTGAGTGAAACCGGTAGTCCGGTGGCTGATGGGTTTGTGTATAGTTCGGATACTAATACCGATTGGTTGACGGCTGAGGCGTTATTGGAACGGTTGGGCTGA
- the pseC gene encoding UDP-4-amino-4,6-dideoxy-N-acetyl-beta-L-altrosamine transaminase codes for MAEYIPYGRQDISPEDVEAVVQVLRSDWITQGPAIARFEEAVAEYCGVRYAVAVTSATAALHLSCLAAGLGPGDRLWTSPNTFVASANCGLYCGADVDFVDIDPQSYNLSVAALEEKLLEAQRRGRLPKLLVPVHLAGQSCEMEQIGVLARRYGVTVLEDASHGIGARYQGKPVGCCEYSDMAVFSFHPVKIITTGEGGMVVTNRQDLYERLIRLRTHGITRREDWLTEASHGPWYYQQLELGFNYRMTDIQAALGASQMGRLDEFVARRRGLARRYDRVLQGLPITLPVQGAEMESSWHLYVIRLQLEKLGKTHRQVFEGLRSAGIGVNLHYIPVHTQPFYQERGFAWGDFPEAERYYGEAISLPLYFGLTESAQDRVVAVLGEVLG; via the coding sequence ATGGCAGAGTATATTCCCTATGGTCGTCAGGACATTTCCCCTGAGGATGTTGAGGCGGTGGTGCAGGTGTTGCGCTCGGACTGGATTACTCAGGGACCGGCAATTGCTCGCTTTGAGGAGGCGGTGGCTGAGTATTGTGGGGTGCGCTATGCCGTGGCGGTGACCAGTGCGACGGCGGCCTTGCATTTGTCCTGTTTGGCGGCGGGGTTGGGACCCGGGGATAGGCTCTGGACTTCGCCGAATACGTTTGTGGCTTCGGCGAATTGTGGCTTGTATTGTGGGGCTGATGTGGATTTTGTGGATATTGACCCCCAGAGCTATAACTTGAGTGTGGCGGCGCTGGAGGAGAAGTTGCTGGAGGCTCAGCGGCGGGGACGGTTGCCGAAGCTGCTGGTTCCGGTGCATTTGGCGGGACAGTCTTGTGAGATGGAGCAGATTGGGGTCCTGGCTCGTCGCTATGGGGTGACGGTGCTGGAGGATGCGTCTCATGGGATTGGCGCTCGTTATCAGGGAAAGCCGGTGGGATGCTGTGAGTATTCGGATATGGCGGTGTTTAGCTTCCATCCGGTGAAGATTATTACCACGGGGGAAGGGGGGATGGTGGTGACGAATCGGCAGGATTTGTATGAACGGCTGATTCGGTTGCGGACTCATGGGATTACTCGGCGTGAGGATTGGCTGACGGAGGCGAGTCATGGCCCCTGGTACTATCAGCAGTTGGAGTTGGGGTTTAATTATCGGATGACGGATATTCAGGCGGCGTTGGGGGCGAGTCAGATGGGGCGGTTGGATGAGTTTGTGGCCCGTCGTCGGGGTTTGGCGCGTCGCTATGATAGGGTATTGCAAGGGTTGCCGATAACATTGCCGGTGCAGGGGGCTGAGATGGAGTCGAGTTGGCATTTGTATGTGATTCGCTTGCAGCTAGAGAAGCTGGGGAAGACCCATCGACAGGTGTTTGAAGGGTTGCGGAGTGCTGGGATTGGGGTGAATTTGCACTATATCCCGGTTCATACTCAGCCGTTTTATCAGGAACGGGGCTTTGCTTGGGGGGATTTCCCGGAGGCGGAGCGGTATTATGGGGAGGCGATTAGTTTGCCGCTGTATTTTGGGTTGACGGAGTCGGCTCAGGATAGGGTGGTGGCTGTGCTGGGGGAGGTTTTGGGATGA